One part of the Eubalaena glacialis isolate mEubGla1 chromosome 19, mEubGla1.1.hap2.+ XY, whole genome shotgun sequence genome encodes these proteins:
- the LOC133079783 gene encoding small ubiquitin-related modifier 2-like gives MADEKPKEGVKTDNNDHSNLMGQDGSVVQFKIKRHTPLSKLMKAYCEQQDTPAQLKMEDEDTIDVF, from the exons ATGGCTGACGAAAAGCCCAAGGAAGGAGTCAAGACGGACAACAACGATCATAGTAATTTGATGGGGCAGGATGGTTCTGTGGTGCAGTTTAAGATTAAGAGGCATACACCACTTAGTAAACTAATGAAAGCCTATTGTGAACAACAGG ACACACCTGCACAGTTGAAAATGGAGGATGAAGATACAATAGATGTGTTCTAG